From Bombus huntii isolate Logan2020A chromosome 4, iyBomHunt1.1, whole genome shotgun sequence, one genomic window encodes:
- the LOC126864780 gene encoding tRNA N(3)-methylcytidine methyltransferase METTL2, which yields MEESIPKLQQNELNDKRPQFGNRVLSSSDNIFQHNAWDNVVWDEEQQKLAQLKVNENSTIILSDERIQEYESKADKYWDKFYEIHENKFFKDRHWLFTEFPELAADIVKQNVKQPLRSTTENTSENNQGSHIKILDLPNKNGNKILEIGCGVGNTVFPILLYNKDPNLFVYCCDFSDKAIDILKQNSSYDTSRCKAFVLDVIQEKWETPFAPESLDIIVLIFVLSAIHPEKMKHVIQQIHKYLKPGGLVLFRDYGRYDLAQLRFKKGSCLAENFYLRGDGTRVYFFTQEEIRTLFTSCGFTEEQNLVDRRLQINRGKQLKMYRVWIQGKYRK from the exons ATGGAAGAAAGTATACCAAAATTACaacaaaatgaattaaatgataaaagaCCACAATTTGGTAACAGAGTCCTCTCCAGCAGTGACAATATATTTCAACATAACGCATg gGACAATGTTGTGTGGGATGAGGAGCAGCAAAAGTTAGCTCAATTAAAAGTGAATGAAAATTCGACCATAATTTTATCAGATGAAAGAATTCAGGAATATGAGAGCAAGGCTGATAAATATTGGGATAAGTTTTATGAAATACATGAAAATAA ATTTTTCAAAGATAGACACTGGTTATTTACAGAATTTCCTGAGCTAGCTGCTGATATTGTAAAGCAAAATGTTAAACAACCTCTGAGATCTACAACTGAAAACACAAGTGAAAATAACCAAGGATCTCATATAAAGATTCTTGATTTACCTAATAagaatggaaataaaattctagAAATTGGTTGTGGAGTAGGAAACACAGTATTTCCaatacttttatataataaagatCCAAACTTATTTGTATATTGTTGTGATTTTTCTGATAAAGCAATAGATATATTAAAGCAGAATTCTTCTTATGATACATCCAG ATGCAAAGCATTTGTTCTTGATGTAATACAAGAGAAATGGGAAACTCCTTTTGCACCAGAAAGTTTGGATATTATAGTGCTGATATTTGTCCTTTCAGCTATACATCCGgaaaa AATGAAGCATGTTATACAACAAATACATAAGTATTTAAAACCAGGTGGATTAGTTTTATTTCGAGATTATGGAAGATATGATTTAGCTCAATTAAGATTTAAGAAGGGCagttgtcttgcagaaaatttttatcttcGAGGCGATGGGACCAGAGTATATTTTTTTACCCAAG aaGAAATCAGGACCCTTTTTACAAGCTGTGGTTTCACAGAAGAGCAAAATCTTGTAGATAGAAGATTACAAATTAATAGAGGAAAGCAACTTAAAATGTACAGAGTATGGATTcaaggaaaatatagaaaataa
- the LOC126864771 gene encoding protein HID1 — MGNADTKLNFRKAVVQLTSKTQVIDASDDNFWDQFWSENVTNVQDIFTLIPAPEIRILREEAPSNLATLCYKAVEKLVKAVDNSCRTQREQQTVLNCCRLLTRLLPYIFEDPDWKGFFWSSLPGKEDEESIPLAHSLLNALCDLLFCPDFTVAANRKSGPDKAEELQSIDSCEYIWEAGVGFAHSPPRYPILDSNRTELLKLLLTCFSETMYNPPLDLSVTPNRWIQHLTSSENRHALPMFTSLLNTVCAYDPVGLGVPYNHLLFTDSLEPLVDVALQILIVTLDHDTSGGTPLEEGSIGDNLFINYLSRIHRDEDFQFVLKGITRLLNNPLMQTYLPNSTKKVHFHQELLVFFWKMCDYNKKFLYYVLKSSDVLEVLVPILYHLNDSRADQSRVGLMHIGVFILLLLSGERNFGVRLNKPYTATVPMDIPVFTGTHADLLVTVFHKIITTGHQRLQPLFDCLLTILVNVSPYLKTLSMVASTKLLHLLEAFSTPWFLFSAPTNHHLVFFLLEIFNNIIQYQFDGNSNLVYTIIRKRQVFHALANLPSDCNTIAKSLSKRQRRHVPASTSNENVNEAAMEGSHPAQPAEPGTLKATLLETPGIEKMTEKESAHPLSPSVNIDVGKPNHQNNVNAAEDLMNSTSKSSVIPKGGIRVAEHMNSSNNINQWVPSSEWVYQWKSKLPLQTIMRLLQVLVPQVEKICIDKGLTDESEILKFLQHGTLVGLLPVPHPILIRRYQANAGTTAWFRTYMWGVIYLRNVEPPIWYDTDVKLFEIQRV, encoded by the exons ATGGGAAATGCTGACACAAAgttaaattttcgaaaagcAGTTGTACAATTAACATCAAAGACACAG gTGATTGATGCTTCAGATGACAATTTCTGGGACCAATTTTGGTCCGAAAACGTGACTAATGTACaagatatttttactttaatcCCTGCACCTGAAATTCGAATACTAAGAGAAGAAGCTCCTTCTAATTTAGCCACATTGTGTTACAAAGCAGTGGAAAAATTAGTAAAAGCAGTTGATAATAGTTGTAGAACCCAGAGAGAACAACAAACTGTTTTAAACTGTTGTCGCTTGTTAACAAGATTATTACCATATATTTTTGAGGATCCTGATTGGAAGGGATTCTTTTGGTCCAGTTTACCTGGTAAAGAAGATGAAGAGAGTATACCATTGGCTCATTCATTACTCAATGCTCTTTGT gatttattattttgtccTGACTTTACAGTAGCTGCAAATAGAAAATCTGGCCCT GATAAAGCAGAAGAACTGCAATCTATagatagttgtgaatatatcTGGGAAGCTGGTGTAGGATTTGCACATTCACCTCCTAGATATCCAATTTTAGATTCGAACAGAACAgaattattaaagttattaCTCACTTGCTTCAGTGAAACCATGTATAATCCTCCCTTGGATTTGTCAGTGACTCCAAACAGGTGGATTCAACATTTAACTAGTTCTGAAAATAG ACATGCTTTACCTATGTTCACATCATTGTTGAATACAGTATGTGCATATGATCCTGTTGGACTTGGAGTGCCATACAATCATTTGTTATTTACTGATTCGTTAGAACCATTAGTTGATGTTGCATTACAAATCCTTATAGTAACACTAGATCATGATACTAGTGGTGGTACTCCATTAGAAGAAGGAAGTATTGGAgataatttattcattaattatcTGAGTCGAATTCACCGAGATGAAg ATTTTCAGTTTGTATTAAAAGGTATTACAAGATTATTAAATAATCCATTAATGCAGACGTATTTGCCAAATTCAACTAAGAAAGTACATTTCCACCAAGAATTATTGGTATTTTTTTGGAAAATGTGTGActataataagaaatttttatactATGTACTAAAAAGTTCAGATGTTCTTGAAGTACTAGTACCTATATTGTATCATTTAAATGATTCACGTGCAGAtcaat CTCGTGTTGGATTAATGCATATAGgtgtatttattttactaCTATTGAGTGGAGAACGTAATTTCGGTGTTAGATTAAATAAACCATATACAGCTACTGTACCTATGGATATTCCCGTTTTTACAG GTACACATGCTGATTTGTTGGTCACTGTATTTCACAAGATAATCACAACCGGACACCAAAGATTACAGCCATTATTTGATTGTTTACTAACAATTCTAGTCAATGTGTCTCCATACCTTAAAACTCTATCAATGGTGGCTAGTACTAAGCTATTACATTTACTTGAAGCATTTAGCACTCCATGGTTTTTATTTTCAGCACCTACCAATCATCATTTggtattttttcttttggaAATCTTTAACAATATCATTCAG taTCAATTTGATGGAAATAGTAACTTGGTTTATACTATAATACGTAAAAGGCAAGTGTTTCATGCATTAGCAAATTTACCAAGTGACTGTAATACAATCGCAAAATCTCTCAGTAAAAGACAACGACGACATGTACCCGCTAGTACATCTAATGAAAATGTCAATGAAGCAGCAATGGAAGGTTCACATCCTGCGCAACCTGCAGAACCTGGAACATTGAAAGCAACCTTATTAGAAACACCAG GTATTGAAAAAATGACTGAGAAAGAGTCTGCACATCCATTAAGTCCTTCAGTAAATATTGATGTAGGAAAACCTAATCATCAAAATAATGTGAATGCTGCAGAGGATTTAATGAATTCTACTTCTAAAAGTTCTGTTATACCG AAAGGAGGTATCAGAGTGGCAGAACATATGAATTCttctaataatataaatcaGTGGGTTCCTTCTAGCGAATGGGTATATCAATGGAAAAGTAAACTTCCATTACAAACTATTATGCGATTGCTTCAAGTTCTTGTACCTCAAGTTGAGAAGATATGCATTGATAA ggGACTTACTGATGAAAgcgaaattttgaaatttttgcaaCATGGTACATTAGTTGGCTTATTACCAGTACCACATCCTATTCTTATTAGAAGATATCAAGCAAACGCAGGAACAACTGCTTGGTTTAGAACATATATGTGGGGCGTTATATATTTAAGGAATGTCGAACCACCGATTTGGTATGATACTgatgtaaagttatttgaaatCCAAAGAGTTTAA
- the LOC126864781 gene encoding uncharacterized protein LOC126864781 encodes MHFWINKPAGRYYGFTGRRYPATPLPKTRLNQSRYNADLRQMVTPLHRFQNLNAVGNTAGPSNMNTCRMIRTTIRPNNETQHFPVGSTQHVQLNNISNNVTTAGNNQLILSNTTSNGTNRSFLDFSEFNDAELASYRLRCGVWITFVLVTGFVAAAKFYFSSGGQGIEIFVFWGLLTLLLFACLYSILCCRHHHNSHEEHQIQEERIASVTGTTPIPNENIRPISVVRQNPPPPYHIAILIPSNNLPEEAPPPSYDKIMR; translated from the exons ATGCATTTCTGGATTAACAAACCGGCGGGCAGGTATTACGGTTTCACTGGCCGCCGATACCCCGCCACACCTTTGCCAAAGAcccgcttga ATCAATCTAGATATAATGCAGATTTGAGACAAATGGTTACTCCACTTCACCGATTTCAAAATCTGAATGCTGTGGGAAATACAGCTGGTCCTAGTAATATGAATACTTGCAGAATGATAAGAACAACGATAAGACCAAACAATGAGACACAACATTTTCCAGTTGGCTCTACTCAACATGTCCAGCTAAACAACATCTCCaa TAATGTAACAACTGCTGGGAATAATCAATTGATATTATCAAATACTACATCAAATGGAACAAATAGGAGCTTTTTGGATTTTTCGGAATTTAATGATGCAGAACTTGCAAGTTACAGATTACGGTGTGGTGTTTGGATAACGTTTGTGCTTGTAACAGGATTTGTGGCTGctgcaaaattttatttcagtaGTGGA GGTCAAGGTATAGAAATATTCGTATTTTGGGGTCtattaacattattattatttgcatGCTTATACTCTATTTTATGTTGTCGACATCATCACAATAGTCATGAAGAACATCAAATTCAAGAGGAGCGCATTGCATCTGTGACTGGTACAACTCCAATACCTAATGAAAATATTAGACCTATTTCTGTAGTAAGACAGAATCCACCACCACCCTATCATATTGCTATTTTGATTCCCTCGAACAATCTACCAGAAGAAGCTCCACCACCATCTTATGACAAAATTATGCGTTAG